Part of the Candidatus Niyogibacteria bacterium genome, GCCAAAGATATTGAAAGAATCTCTTTTTTGGTGACTGACGCTAAAACAATGAATATCGGAGTGCTTCCGCCGGATATCAATGAATCGCGTGGAACTTTTACCGTTGCCGATGAAAATATCCGTTTTGGCCTCGGCGCCGTCAAAAACGTCGGCCATAATATTGTTTCGGATATTATCGCGGAGCGCGATAAAAATGGCTTATTTAAATCGCTGATTAATTTGCTGGAACGGATTCCCTCTAAAGATTTAAACAGAAAATCAATTGAAGCGCTGATTAAATCGGGAGCGCTGGACAGTTTGGATGAAAGAAACAAGCTGCTGGAAAATATAGAAATTATTTTAGGTTATCATAAAGAATCGCAAGCCGAAAACGCCGCCAATCAATCTTCGCTTTTTTCGCTGGTCGCGGATTCTTCTTCCCTTCCTTCTTTAAAAATTAAACCGGCCAAACCCGCTTCTTTGGAACAAAAACTGCGCTGGGAAAAAGAATTGCTCGGACTTTATGTTTCCGGCCATCCCGTTGAAAAATTCATTTCTCATTTTCAAACACATAAAATGAACATTTCCGCGATTAAAACGATGAAAAATAATACGCCGGTTTTAGCTCTCGGCTTGGTTGAAAAAACCAAGAAAATTCTGACCAAGAAAGGCCAACCAATGATGTTTATAAACTTAATTGACGGAAAAGACGCCATTGAAGTAGTGGTTTTTCCGGACGCGCTGGAATCTTTCGGACATTTGCTTCAAGATGAAAATGGCGTTAAAATCAAAGGGAGAATTTCCTGGCGCAACGGTTCGCCAAGCATTATTTGCGATAAAGCCGAACTTCTTAAAGTTTAAAAATAAATCAAAAATATGGCATTAAAAAATAACAAAATTATTGAAACTAAACGGCATTCGCTGGCGCATCTTTTAGCCATGGCCGTCCAAGGAAAACATCCTGACATAAAATTCGGCATCGGGCCGATAATTGAAAACGGATTTTATTATGATTTTGATTTTTCAAAAATCGGCCATTCTCCTTCCCAAGATTGCCTGCCAAAACTGGAAAAAGAAATGCGCGAATTGATAAAAAAAGGCGTCAAATTTGAACGTCAAGAAATCAGCGCGAAAGAAGTAAAAAAGATATTCGCCAACCAGTCTTTCAAACTTGAACTTATCAATGAATTTAAAAAAACCGGAGAAAAAATTTTAATTTATAAATCAGGAAATTTCATTGATCTCTGCGCCGGACCGCACGTGAAATCAACCAAAGAAATAAACGCTGAAGCGTTCAAACTGGTTAAAATTGCCGGCGCTTATTGGAAAGGAAGCGAGAAAAATCCAATGCTCCAAAGAATTTACGGCGTGGCTTTTGAAACAAAAAAAGATCTTCAGGATTATCTTAACCTCTTGGCCGAAGCGGAAAAAAGAGACCATCGAAAAATCGGCAAAGACCTTGATTTATTTATTTCAAGCGATTTGGTCGGAAAAGGTTTGCCTCTTTGGACCGAAAAAGGCGCGATCATCCGGCGCGAAATAGAAAAATTCATCGTTGACGAAGAAATAAAACGCGATTATCGGCATGTCATCACTCCCGATATCGCCAATGTCCGGCTTTACGAAATTTCCGGCCATTATCCTTATTATAAAGATATTATGTACCCGGCCATGGAAATTGACGGAGAAAAATTGATTCTGCGGCCAATGAGCTGTCCTCATCATTTTACGCTTTATCAGGATAAAATCAGAAGCTATAAAGAATTGCCGCTTAAAATCGCCGAACTGGCCAAACTCTACCGTTATGAAAAATCCGGCGAACTGACCGGCTTAATCAGAGTCCGAAGTTTTTGTCTGGCTGATTCCCATATTTTTTCCGCCGAAGAACAGGCGGAAACCGTCATCAACGAAGTTTTGGATTTAATAGAATACGCCAACGGCGTCCTGGGTTTTAAAAAAGGCAAGGATTATGTTTATCGGCTTTCGCTTGGCGACAGAAAAAACGCTGAAAAATATTTTAAAAACGACAAAGCTTGGGTAGCAGGAGAAAAAACTCTGCGGTCGGTTCTGAAAAAACGCCGGGAAAATTTTATTGAAGCAAAAGGAGAGGCTGCTTTTTACGGCCCTAAAATTGATATCCAGATGAAAAACATTTTAGGAAAAGAAGAAACCGCTTTCACCGTTCAATATGATTTTTGCCTGCCGGAACGTTTTAAGCTCCGCTATATCGGCAAGGACGGAAAAGAAAAACAGCCGATCGTCATTCACCGCTCTTCGGTCGGAGCCATTGAAAGAACTATTGCTTTTTTAATAGAGAAATATGCCGGCGCTTTGCCTCTCTGGCTTTCGCCGATTCAAACAACCGTCATTCCTATAAGCGAGAAATCTGAAAAATACGGCGAAAAAGTTTTAGCCGAATTAAAAAAAAATAATATCCGGGCGGAATTGGCGGCCACCGGCGAAACATTAGGCAAGCGAATCCGCGAAGCGGAACTTTTAAAAATTCCTTATATTCTGATTGCCGGCGAAAAAGAAATCAAAAATAATTCCGTTAATGTCCGCCATTACAAACGCGGCCAAGAAGGAGAAATTAAAATTGAAAAATTGATTAAAAAAATAAAAAAAGAAATTGAAAATAAAATAATTTAAAATAAAAATACCGTAAAAAGAATCTTTTTACGGATTTAGATTTTTACTGTTTAATTCAGGATAAGCGCACTGACTGTAAATTTTTGGTCAATGCGCTCCCCTAGAGAGTTTGCTTCTTTGTTTTGACTTCGACTCAGAATTATTTTGACTAGCAAACTCTCACTTTCTAATTTTTAAAATACATCCTGCCTGGCTATTTTTACCCTATTTTTACTTTATAAACTTTTTCCTTCACTTTCACTCATTTATTCACCTCCTTTCTTTTCTTTCTATAACCAATATTAATCTATATTAAAAAATTTGTCAAGACATCAAACTTATTATCTCAAAACTTTCGGCTGCCAGAGTAATTTAGCGGATTCAAACCGAATCCGCTGGATTTTGGAATCTTGCGGTTATCAAAACGCCGCCAAAGAGGATGGCGCGGATTTAATTATTTATAATACCTGTTCAGTGCGCGAATCTGCGGAAAACCGCGTTTTTGGCCGGAATAAAATCCTGAAAAAAATCAAAGAAAAAAATCCCCGCCTTAAAACAATTCTGACCGGCTGTATGACGCACTACCGGAAAGATATTTTGAAAAAACGGCTTCCTTACATAGATTATTTCCTTCCCATAAAAGACATTGCTTCCCTGCCGGAAAAAATCGGTTCCCCGCTGAAAATAACCGCTGAAGAATATTTAAGCATTCCGCCGAAAACAGATTCTTCTTTCCGCGCCTTGATTCCGGTTTCTTACGGCTGTAATAATTTTTGCGCTTACTGCGTCGTGCCGTTTGCCCGCGGCCGCGAATATTCGCGGCCGGCCAAAGAAATTCTGGCCGAAGCAAAAAAATCCGTTAAAAACGGCGCGAAAGAAATCTGGCTTCTGGGCCAAAACGTCAATTCCTACGGCCTGACTGAAAAAACAGCTTGGGAAGGTAAAACCAAATCAGGTGAAAAACCGAAAATAAAAAAAGGCTGCATGACGTTCGCTAATCTTCTTCGCGCGGTTAATAAAATTCCGGGAAATTTCTGGATCCGTTTTACTTCCGCCCATCCCAAAGATTTTTCCGATGATCTTATTAAAGCTATGGCAAAATGCGAAAAATTTCCAAAATATCTGAATTTGCCGGTCCAATCCGGCGACGATGAAGTGCTAAAGCGGATGAACCGGCAATATACCAGAAAACATTTCATAAAACTGGTTAAAAAAATTCGCCGCCGCGTTCCGGAAATCGCCATTTCCACCGATACCATCGTGGGTTTTTGCGGCGAAACCGAAAAAGAATTTTCAAACACCCTGAAACTTTACCGCGAACTTAAATTTGATATGGCTTTTATCGCCGAATATTCTCCCCGGCCGAATACCGCTTCCGCTCTGGCTTTTAAAGATAATATCACTCATCAAGCAAAAGAAAGGCGCCGGAAAAAACTTAACGAAATTTTAAAAAAAACCGCGGCAAAAAACAGCAAAAAATTGCTTGGCAAAATTTTACCGGTTCTGATTGACGAGAAAAAAAACGGCCGTTTTTTCGGCAAAAGCCCTCAA contains:
- a CDS encoding threonine--tRNA ligase is translated as MALKNNKIIETKRHSLAHLLAMAVQGKHPDIKFGIGPIIENGFYYDFDFSKIGHSPSQDCLPKLEKEMRELIKKGVKFERQEISAKEVKKIFANQSFKLELINEFKKTGEKILIYKSGNFIDLCAGPHVKSTKEINAEAFKLVKIAGAYWKGSEKNPMLQRIYGVAFETKKDLQDYLNLLAEAEKRDHRKIGKDLDLFISSDLVGKGLPLWTEKGAIIRREIEKFIVDEEIKRDYRHVITPDIANVRLYEISGHYPYYKDIMYPAMEIDGEKLILRPMSCPHHFTLYQDKIRSYKELPLKIAELAKLYRYEKSGELTGLIRVRSFCLADSHIFSAEEQAETVINEVLDLIEYANGVLGFKKGKDYVYRLSLGDRKNAEKYFKNDKAWVAGEKTLRSVLKKRRENFIEAKGEAAFYGPKIDIQMKNILGKEETAFTVQYDFCLPERFKLRYIGKDGKEKQPIVIHRSSVGAIERTIAFLIEKYAGALPLWLSPIQTTVIPISEKSEKYGEKVLAELKKNNIRAELAATGETLGKRIREAELLKIPYILIAGEKEIKNNSVNVRHYKRGQEGEIKIEKLIKKIKKEIENKII
- the miaB gene encoding tRNA (N6-isopentenyl adenosine(37)-C2)-methylthiotransferase MiaB produces the protein MSRHQTYYLKTFGCQSNLADSNRIRWILESCGYQNAAKEDGADLIIYNTCSVRESAENRVFGRNKILKKIKEKNPRLKTILTGCMTHYRKDILKKRLPYIDYFLPIKDIASLPEKIGSPLKITAEEYLSIPPKTDSSFRALIPVSYGCNNFCAYCVVPFARGREYSRPAKEILAEAKKSVKNGAKEIWLLGQNVNSYGLTEKTAWEGKTKSGEKPKIKKGCMTFANLLRAVNKIPGNFWIRFTSAHPKDFSDDLIKAMAKCEKFPKYLNLPVQSGDDEVLKRMNRQYTRKHFIKLVKKIRRRVPEIAISTDTIVGFCGETEKEFSNTLKLYRELKFDMAFIAEYSPRPNTASALAFKDNITHQAKERRRKKLNEILKKTAAKNSKKLLGKILPVLIDEKKNGRFFGKSPQNKTVEIVNSRKQKIGDFSKVKIIKIGPWMLEGKLI